A section of the Streptomyces sp. V3I8 genome encodes:
- a CDS encoding metal-sulfur cluster assembly factor has protein sequence MSETIEMKPASEEEVREALYDVVDPELGIDVVNLGLIYGIHIDDANIATIDMTLTSAACPLTDVIEDQAKSATDGIVNELRINWVWMPPWGPDKITDDGRDQLRALGFNV, from the coding sequence ATGAGCGAGACCATCGAGATGAAACCGGCCTCCGAGGAAGAAGTCCGCGAGGCCCTGTACGACGTCGTCGACCCCGAACTGGGCATCGACGTCGTCAACCTCGGACTGATCTACGGGATCCACATCGACGACGCGAACATCGCGACGATCGACATGACCCTGACGTCGGCGGCGTGCCCGCTCACCGACGTCATCGAGGACCAGGCCAAGTCCGCCACGGACGGCATCGTGAACGAGCTCCGCATCAACTGGGTGTGGATGCCGCCGTGGGGCCCGGACAAGATCACGGACGACGGCCGTGACCAGCTCCGGGCGCTCGGCTTCAACGTCTGA